The Salvelinus namaycush isolate Seneca chromosome 31, SaNama_1.0, whole genome shotgun sequence genomic interval gcgaaaacatgtttttagaaatttgtgcaaatttattgaaaattaaatacagacatatctaatttacataagtattattAACCTTGATTGTACaccatttgcacattattctttgtTTATTAAGTTGGATGTTGATCATTGCGAGATTTTTGaagtcattttcaagtcttgtcatgAATTTTCATGCCGATTTAAGTTAAACTGTAACTATGTCACTCAGgaaaattcactgtcttcttggtaagcaactccggtgtatatttggccttgtgttttaggttattgtcctgctgaaaggtataATTGTCTCCCAGTGTTACGTATACACTGGGAGTCGgaaagcaggtgcagaaggtgagtttaatacGGAACAGATACAAAAGAACAAACATGGGAAGCGTACTGAACGTGAGAGACAATCAATAACACCTAAGGACTGATGAACacagagggctaaataaaggggaagtaatcagGTTTGTGATTAGGATTTTCCTTTTGgctttttcctgtgcttagctctattctgtttctttttatcctaaaaaaaactccctagtccttgccaatgacaagcatacccataacatgatgcagccatcaccatgcttgaaaatatgaagagtggtactcagtgaggtgttgtgttggatttgccctaaacataacactttgtattcagggcatgaagttaatttctttgccacattgtagtattactttagtgccttattgtaaACAGGGTGCAGGTtttagaatatttgtattctgtacaaacttccttcttttcattctgtcatttaggttagtattgtggagtaactacaatgttgttgattcatcctcagttttcacagccattaaactctgtaactttttaaagtcaccattggactcattgagtggtttccttcctctctggcaactgagttaggaaggacgcctgtatccttgtagtgaatgggtgtattgatacacaatccaacgtataattaataacttccccatgttcaaagggatattccatgtctgctttttattttatttttaaccatctaccaataggtgcccttctttgcgaggcattggaaaaccttcctggtgttcgtggttgaatctgtgtttgaaattcgctggtcaactgaaggaccttacagataattgtatgtgtgggggtacagagatgaggtagttattcagaaatcatgttaaacactattattgcacacaacttatgtgacttgttaagcaaatttgcaCTCcagaatttgtaaaaatgtcttaaAACATAACTCTACTTTGACAtgaaggggtattgtgtgtgtgtaggccagtgacactaaatctctatttaatccattttaaattcaggctgtaacacaacaaaataagtggaataagtcaaggggtacacTGCCAATAGCCCTCAACCCGGCACATTTCTTGTCAAAAGTAATGCTCTATGTATGCGATGCCATTCGGTATGCAGGCTACTCACGGTTGCAGCGGATACCACAGACGTTCTTAGCCCCCGGGGTACGTCCGTCGTCACACCAGTAGCGGCTGTTGATCTGGAAGATGCCGTAGTCGGTGGAGCCATCGGTGTTGCGGTTGGTGGCCTGGGTATTGTAGCTCGACTCCCATTTAGACAGGCACACCCCTTAGAGGACATATATTCACGCGGTGAATGTCAACATTATCCTCAGTGTAAGGTTAGCAATGGTAAGATATTTTTGGAGCTCAGAAACatacaaccatacacacacacacacacacacacacacacacacacacacacacacacacacacacacacacacacacacacacacacacacacacacacacacacacacacacacatcctcaaaGACCACGATCAAGTATATTATCACTCACAGTTGGGGAGGCTGTTTCCAGCGTAGCCATCCATTCCGGATGCCTTCAGCGCTCTGGCCAGCTCACATCTGTCATACACCTTAGCACTGGCCACAGCCACAAGCAGGAGAACAACAAGAGCTCTCATTctgaacagacagacagcaaggtctAATGGATTGGATGAAAAGAAGGCCTGTGTCTCTAAAAGTGTGAACAAGTCAACTGCAGCTTCCTTATAAAGGCTCAGGATGAAAGAGACATTGATATCACACTATTTACACAATAGATATGTGCCAACAGCTTCTGAAAAAAGTAGTGGTTGTGAAACTGAGGGTTTTCCCATTTAACCTTTTGTTAGGCAGACTTTTTTTTCTTGGTGGTTGCTTGCTTACTTAAAGGACACAAAGATATGACAGTCCCAAAATGTCATAACATATGATTTAGATACAGTATTAAATGCATAGTGGGTATTTTTTAAGACAAAGGCTTCATTCAGTGTTTAAAAATTGTATATTCAGTATCATGATTATGCCCAGTAGATTAGATTTAAGGTACTGTATTTTTCAGTATCATCATTATGCCCAatagatcaaatcaaataaacTTTTATTGGTAGCATACAccgatttgcagatgttatcggaggttcagtgaaatgcttgtgtttctagctccaacagtgcagtaataccgagcaatacaaaatatattaaaaaaaaacaatacacacataatccagaaACATTATACATTCTgaaatatcagaatgagcaatgtcagagaccGGAATAGGAATACATGTACACATAATGGCAGGTAGTTTAGCGGTTatgagtgttgggccagtaactgaaaggtcgctggttcaaatccatgAGCCGACTTGGTAAAACATCTATCgaggtgcccttgagcaaggcacttaaccctaattgctctggataagagcatctgttaaatacagtatatgaatagaaaaggtgtgtacagcagtagttatataggaaaAGCCATGattgaatacagtatatacacaaagttggtaaaaaaatgtttacctttatttaactaggcaagtcagttaagaacaaattcttattttcaatgacggcctaggaacaatcttgttcaggggcagaacgacagatttgtaccttgtcagctcagggattcgaacttgcaacctttaaCGGtaactagcccaacactctaaccactaggctacacagAATGTAAATATTATTGAAGTAACCAGTGTTCATAGATTattttgctctataacctgttagttcatatgcttTGCAGACTagtaaacaactattgatttagaaccacagagattTACTGCacgtcacaaagaaaacaggagctgcctccactattccagcaccatctcaacatcatcaaatcacctctgcttagtataatacagtgacaacaaaaaaataccaaaagcaatttagtccaatcaacgtatgCTAAACATGATGTGGCTGttcatggttctgatttctgtttttgtgtgtgtgtttgtggaagtAGAAAAAAAAATGCCACCCTCCTTTCTTTCATGTTAACGAAACGGTCAATGacactgtcatacagtacacgcttttattttttgttgcccTAAGCTACCTGGGTAAAACGCTTgatcgctagcctaacttcctttcatgggcaacgttagctagttaacattagccttctacatctagttacattttgaacttccatcctctcattccagagggaaaatgtattttatggttggatcagaatcgccttAATCATCTCCAGCACGGAGAATAAAGTAAAATCACAaatccaaatccctatctccaactatggctaatttaggaagGGGACTTTTTGCTATCTAGCTTGCTaccagaggacaacaacacaacaagatgcaacaattcaaattGTTTCTGTCGATGACATATTTCTCTGTGATAGGAGTGAAGCCAAATcgaaactggcttcccttgacacttgtTTTTGGCACGctaggaccattcacagttgagctcgctcagtttagctctacgctgattggctattattttatacttttaaTCAAGGTTAgaccaaatgctcgctggcttcccatgcattcaatgctacgggcggcaacaatgtcatattcTTCATGACCAGACCTCATCAGATAAAGTGGCCTGCatttagagagatagaggggcgctgtttcgctcactTCGATGCTTTCGCTGGTGAGACACtgataaaataatttatatgtttaaagataatgattaaataattccactctgaaaccttataattgtatggaattgattagaatcataaaattagaatctgatgatgtgtgtagttttagtcagaattagattaaacaatgtatctgtataGTGGAAAAACAGACTGTCTGAGAAAGGTGTAGTTTAGGATTTGAACTTGTATGTGTGTGCCGAAGAAAAAAACTGAGAACAATTAAACTGTGTTTGGACCGACCTGGCTAGCCCTCTAAGAGACTTTTGAGtacagggagtacttctcaaggtttccctaatctcgggggaatggaactgtcggctgggtagtgatacgCAGTGGTGAGAACTATGGAGGAGGATAAAactcacctactgtttgtgtgtatgtatgtgcgtaggatacctactgtttgtgtggaagtatgtgcgcagctataaaaatggatgtctttgtataatggacttcagagcgttctcgtgaataaactgtactatctttttgcataagctgagtctttgactaattattattaaacccatggTCTTACAGATCTCGGGGATTGGTCAGAGCTATTGATTGTcagttattatcattgggattgaaaattctcgtgacagaCACATTCAGTCTCTTGCGAATTGAAAGACAATTATGACAACACAGAGACGAAAGCATAATTAtttaatgtgttttttttgttccagccgctgtgtctttgtgtgacgcagagtaggtgaacggatgatctccgcatgtgtggttcccaccgtgaatcacggaggatgtgtgatggtgtgggggtgctttactggtgacacttaaacagcatggctaccacagcattctgcagcgatactccatcccatctggtttgcgcttagtgggactatcatttgtttttctacaggacaatgactcaaaacacacctctaggctgcgTAAGGGCTATTGTTAAGGCTGCGaaggttcaac includes:
- the LOC120026130 gene encoding lysozyme C II, whose protein sequence is MRALVVLLLVAVASAKVYDRCELARALKASGMDGYAGNSLPNWVCLSKWESSYNTQATNRNTDGSTDYGIFQINSRYWCDDGRTPGAKNVCGIRCNQLLTDDITVAIRCAKRVVLDPNGIGAWVAWRLHCQNQDLRSYVAGCGV